In the Sorghum bicolor cultivar BTx623 chromosome 4, Sorghum_bicolor_NCBIv3, whole genome shotgun sequence genome, TGTGATGACAAGTCGGTAACGCACAATACTTGGTCACatatttttcttatatatatatatatacctgagTAAAAGAAACACCTCATGTGTCTACTTAACctatatctcttataaagataaacctTACTAGCTATTTCTTTTGCTATACAAAGTGTCCACATCAACATTGACTAACATCCCACTAGCACATAACACATTAAACTATTTGCAATGCAAAGTGTCCACATCAACATTCACTAACACATGAAACTAACACATATTATTATGTCTTTATTCAAGCTATTCACATTAGCAAACCAAATCATTTATTAACATATATGCTGCATTACTaacatcatatatatacatttatGATTCTTAGTGATTAACATTctaacatatttatatttttttttatacccGCGTTAACAGAGAGTCCTCCTAGTTATATATATGTTCTGATGATGATCATTCAACTATCACACTAGTCCTAACAAATCCAGATGCATGCCAGCATTATTGCGTGGTCTAAAAAGCaaagaaaaaagtctacataactccTCAAACTATCTAGGGTGGAAATACTTCATCCCCAAACTTTaaccctgaactttcaaaactggtcaaataaccccctagagtggttttaaaggatggttttgtctttttcatttttatttatttccgctgaatctttgaaaaatcataataaatcataaaaaaatcataaaataaaaaaaatcaattttgttggactcttgatgagtagatctacacagtgaatatataatatggtatactttagtacaaagttttttgttgtagctttaaatctatttttttctctaattaagtcgaataattcatatatgtagtttctatggtccaattatggtaaaattttatggtggcttcattattgtatgcttgaactacggTAAaacatactcattggatcacgcATAACTTAtttatagataaagcatagttttaacaaaaataaagctaaataaatctataactaagttataagtGATCCAATGGGTAcaaaacttttaccatagttcaagcatacaataatgagcccaccataaaaattttaccacaattaaACCAAacaaactacatatatgaattattcttattaattatagaaaaatataggTTTAAagttacaacaaaaactttgtactaaagtataccatattatatattcattgtgtagatctacttatcagaagtccaacaaaattaaatattttattttatgatttttctgtgatttattattatttttcaaagatttagcggaaattaataaaaaagaaaaagacaaaaccaccctctaaaaccactctaGGGAGTTATTTGACCAATTTTAAGAGTTCAAGGGGTAagatatccggttttatagtttgaGGGATGAAGTATTACACCCTAACTAGTTTGgtgggttatgtagactttttcaaaAAAGCAAATTAACATTTAATTGAATGAAGTATATAACAGGTAGGCTTGGCTGCATGGTAGGACAGTTGGACATAATAATTCTGAAAACGATACCTGAATTCTTTGGATATATATAGTATCTGACTTAAGATTTTACACATGCATGAATATCTCTATCCGATATTTGACAGATATATTACATAATCTTCTTGCGTCTAACTCCAGCATTCAGTACAAAGGATATATACAACCGAGCAAAGACCACAAGATTGTAACAAAAATCATTCTCGGCAGATATTAGGTTTTTCACTTGGAATTACTATCCTACGACCCCATCCCGACGCCGTGTCTACCTCAGAAACTGTCGGCTGATAATAATCAGTATGCATGGACAGTAACTTTCAGTTATGTACTTGTTACACCATCACTTCAAAACAGTGATTAATCAGCTTCACTCCCTTCCGCTTCAATTCGATGTTATCATGACTTGATTACACACCTAATATAATTAAGTACACACGCATATATAAATGTTACATTACACACTTTTTTATATATGAGATCTCTCTCGCGTGTCACCGTTATATTACACTACTATAAAAAATCTTTTACGAGACATTTTGGAATTTATTTTTGAAGGCAGGTAGCATTGAAAATCACCATGATTAATGCCTCAATTAATCGaggtagttattttttatttgccTAGTCTATTAAAAAACCGTCTTTCAAAATCCATTAATAGAGATAGTTATTATAAAAAATCCGTCTTCAGAAATAGccctattaaccgaggcggttctcCTAAATAGCCTGCCTTAGAAAAAACACCGCGGCCCAAGAGGCCCAAACGAGGCCCAATACATGTGACCCGTATATAAATGGAAGTTAGGGTTTTAGACTCATTTCCTCCACTCCCTCTCAGCCGCATTTCTCTCTCACGCACTTCTCTCTTTTGCAGGCCTAGTGTCTAGGCGGTGGGAGCGTCCATCCGGGAGCTCCAGGCCATGGCAGCGAGGATCCGGTGGCTCCAGCCTTGGGCAACGTCGATCCGCTTGCTCCAGCTGGTGGCGGTGTCGATCCGGTGTCTCCAAGCCTTCGCGGTGTGGATCCGGCAACTCCAAGCCAGGGCAGCATTGGTCCGATGGCTCCGAGCAGCGCCATTGCAGATCCCGTGCAGTGGTGGCGCGTAAGGGCGGCCAAGCCAGGCTCGGTTAGGGTTGGGTTgggtttttccttttttttgattttttttcctgATTAATCGAGGCGGTTTTCTCAACCGCCTCAGTTAAGGTCATGATTAACCATAATCTTTGATCTGAGGCGGTTGAGaaaaccgtctcggttaatcaATTTTGTCCACCTCCGTTAAGAAAATGTGTAGTGGTGTTAAATAGTAGAACAAACACGAAAGCTCAATGCATGCATGCTCACTGGTAAAATAACATTAAAAACAAGTTCACACACAGACACACAGATAAGTCATACCTTACCTCCCGTATGCATCCTGCTGTGACGAGACACGCGtcgaacttgtgtttgattgggttATTAAAGTataatagtattttcgttttatttgataattagtatttaattatggactaattaggctgaaaagatttatctcgcaaattactctctagccatatttttagtttcgtaaataatttatatttagtactctatgcatatgtccaaacattcgatgtgacgaaccaTAAACTTGCAACCAAACGGGACCTTACTTCAAAACAGCTGTCTGAGCGCGATCTCTACCCATAACGACAAGCTACACTTCAACTAAATTATGTGCAAGCATGATATGCTCTTTGTTCGCGAGCACACTGATCGAGCAAATGAAGAATGTACACACGAAACGACACAAGCCTACCAATTTTGTCGACCACGAGAGAAAGGCCGAAGAACTCCCTCCCAATTTTCCACAGCCAGCTGCCATCCTCCAGCAGCCTAACTTAATTTGACTCAGGCGTGGAGGCCTACGtttttgcatgcatgcaactgCCAACGCCACTATAAATAGGCAGCTCGATCGTGTCACTACCCACCAGCTAGCCACTGATCGATCGAGCTGAAGATAATTTGTCAGAGAAGATCACCCTACGTACCTGAAGataatttgattattaattagcTAGCCTAGTCGATCTGATCATCGAGTTATTAGCCTTAGCCATGGCTTCGTTCCGGACGTGGCACTGCTTGCTCGCCACCAGCTGCTTGTTCCTCCTGCTGCTCGCTTCGCCGGCGCACGGGCAGCTCTCGCCGTCCTTCTACGCGACGAGCTGCCCGACGCTGGGGCTCATCGTTCGGACCACCATGATCAAGGCTCTCCTCGCCGAGCGTCGGATGGGCGCGTCCctcgtcaggctcttcttccacGACTGCTTTGTTCAAGTACGTACGGGCCGTTTCATATGTATTGTACTACTGAGTACTCTGTATAtaacgtaagatttgatgtaacagaGAATCTAAAACAAATTATAAAATTTCTTAttatagaaactaaacaaggccttaatttgtTACCTGCAGGGCTGCGACGGCTCCATTCTTCTGGACGACGTCGGCAGCTTCGTCGGCGAGAAGGGCGCCGGCCCCAACGTCAACTCCGTCCGCGGCTTCGACGTCATCGACCAGATCAAGACCAACGTCGAGCTCATCTGCCCCGGCGTTGTCTCCTGCGCCGACATCGTCGCCCTCGCCGCACGATTCGGCACCTTCTTGGTACACTCGTCGTGACGTCTCGTACTACATGTCTCTTGGTAGTTAGTACATCAGTTCTGCATCATATTCACAGCTGGGAGGACCAAGTTGGGCGGTGCCGCTCGGCCGGCGcgactcgacgacggcgagcctGACGCTAGCCAACAGCGACCTCCCGTCGCCGGCCTCTGGCCTCGCCACCCTCGTCACGGCATTCGGCAACAAGGGCCTGAGCCCGGGGGACCTGACGGCGCTGTCCGGCGCGCACACCATCGGCTTCTCGCAGTGCCAGAACTTCCGCGGCCACATCTACAACGACACCGACATCGACGCGGCGTTCGCCGCCCTGCGCCAGCGCAGCTGCCCCGCGGCGCCGGGCACCGGCGGCGACACCAACCTGGCGGCGCTCGACGTGCAGACGCAGCTCGTCTTCGACAACGCCTACTACCGCAACCTGCTGGCCAAACGCGGCCTGCTGCACTCCGACCAGGAGCTCTTCAACGGCGGCTCCCAGGACGCGCTGGTGCGGCAGTACAGCTCCAACCCGGCACTCTTCGCCTCAGACTTCGCCGCCGCCATGATAAAGATGGGCAACATCAGCCCGCTCACCGGAACCGCTGGCCAGATCAGGGCAAACTGTAGGGTGGTCAACAGCAGCTGAAACCTGATAGATATATAGCGAGTTGCTTCCATCACCATCAGTATTGAGTCCGAACGTATATAAATATGTACAAGCAGACCTATAGATACTGTTTGCATGGGAGAATGAGAACTTCACAAGTAGTGGAATTTAAATATATGTGAAATTATCTATATCCTTTTTCTTTATCACATACGACACACTTGTCTACCAATGAAATAATTAATAGTAAATAAGGACACTTGTTGTGACGATGATGCAAGAACTTAAACCTGAGTGGATGGGTTCTAGGCGGAAGTTCACTCTGCTCACGAATTATGCCCAATTTTTTTAAGTAATTTTCAAATGCCAGCTTGGATCGATTGTACAACACTGCGTCACTAGTGGAGCGACTTTTTTCCGCGGCACGAGCAGCTCCACTGGTGGATCTAAAACtgttttgagaaaaaaaaacgtTCACTAAAACAGCTTCTCATTGTACATTTGGGAGACAGGCTGGAAGAAGTTGGTATTTTCAGCTTCATTCGGCGTCTACTCCATGTGAGACCGAGTTTTTAAAGAGCTCCACTTGAGGAGCTATTAATTTTTCTCCtgtttattttaaaagccaaacAACTCCTGAAATTGTACAAAATGGACCTGTAGTGTTCACCTATATAActgaatctctctctctctctctgatagGGTTGTGCGTGCCGCACATAGTCATGCTAGATTTCTACTCTTCAACTTATAACACATTCTTCGATTCACTTCCCTACTATAGAAATGCAACGTATAAGTATCTCCCATTTATGGCTAGCGATAATATACAAATAAATTTCATATAGAACCAAATTAACTTAATTAAATTTATGCCTAAATTATAATTATTAGAATGAattcaattcaaagatctaaatAGGCCATTACTGAAAACCTAGAAGAGGAAATGAAAAGGGCTCAGGGTCCAAAGGGGGCTGCACTTTGGGCTGGTCTGTTATGGACTAGGCAGGCCTCGCCGCAGCCTCGATGGGAGGTGGGTTCATTGGCCCCAGTGTGGCAGAAGTTTCCGTGTAAGTGTGCGCTGGCATCACCGTGTGGTGAGAAAAGGAGATATGAACAGCCCAAGAGAGAAGCcgagaattttttttaaatgtttctca is a window encoding:
- the LOC8085578 gene encoding peroxidase 70 translates to MASFRTWHCLLATSCLFLLLLASPAHGQLSPSFYATSCPTLGLIVRTTMIKALLAERRMGASLVRLFFHDCFVQGCDGSILLDDVGSFVGEKGAGPNVNSVRGFDVIDQIKTNVELICPGVVSCADIVALAARFGTFLLGGPSWAVPLGRRDSTTASLTLANSDLPSPASGLATLVTAFGNKGLSPGDLTALSGAHTIGFSQCQNFRGHIYNDTDIDAAFAALRQRSCPAAPGTGGDTNLAALDVQTQLVFDNAYYRNLLAKRGLLHSDQELFNGGSQDALVRQYSSNPALFASDFAAAMIKMGNISPLTGTAGQIRANCRVVNSS